Proteins from a genomic interval of Flammeovirgaceae bacterium SG7u.111:
- a CDS encoding TolC family protein — MKKLILYISIISLAVGTVNAQTVMTLEECRQQAISYNKELKKAGFQQEEALANQKAARTAYLPQVGAEASAFFLADVDDISIPGGFLPTAESAEAAQAGNFSGTSNVWSPGMSLEMGNVSALLGSVSIIQPIYAGGKIRNINSQADAAVDITVMLVNLKYAEVVELTDQAFWNVAMIDANIELAEKYIEMLSELEETMIDMYDVGLKPASEKLRVSVQKNEAELQLMKAKNGLKVSKMYLNQVLGLELDADVQIDYPKPLQAEMIDMQNGVSLAFENRNELKVISKQIEIAELEKRVEEADYLPEFGLSLGYQAVHLGNLTESVMLNPMIGAQLTIPIYQWGQAKHKRKAADFKKMQVETELDNTQDLVNLEVLRAKVEIEEAYEAIAIAQKNIGEAEESLEETKASFEVGLNTTTDLLNAQADWQNANSQLITAMAKFKTLTTKWERVTGTLAP, encoded by the coding sequence ATGAAAAAGTTAATTCTTTATATTTCAATTATAAGTCTTGCCGTGGGTACAGTAAATGCCCAAACGGTCATGACTTTGGAAGAATGTCGCCAGCAAGCGATTTCTTACAACAAAGAGCTAAAAAAAGCTGGTTTTCAACAGGAAGAGGCTCTTGCCAACCAAAAAGCAGCTCGGACAGCTTATTTACCTCAGGTAGGAGCCGAAGCAAGTGCTTTCTTTTTGGCTGATGTAGATGATATTTCTATTCCAGGTGGTTTTTTGCCAACTGCCGAAAGTGCCGAAGCAGCGCAAGCTGGAAATTTTTCTGGTACTAGTAATGTTTGGTCCCCTGGAATGTCATTAGAAATGGGAAATGTATCTGCCTTGCTGGGTAGTGTAAGTATCATCCAACCTATTTATGCAGGTGGCAAAATAAGAAATATCAATAGCCAAGCGGATGCAGCAGTGGATATTACCGTTATGTTGGTCAACTTAAAATACGCAGAAGTGGTGGAGCTTACCGACCAAGCTTTTTGGAATGTGGCGATGATAGATGCTAATATAGAGCTGGCGGAAAAGTACATTGAGATGTTGAGCGAACTGGAAGAAACGATGATTGATATGTATGATGTAGGCTTGAAGCCTGCAAGTGAAAAGCTCCGGGTGAGTGTCCAAAAAAACGAGGCGGAATTGCAGTTGATGAAGGCTAAGAACGGATTGAAAGTTTCGAAAATGTACCTTAATCAAGTACTTGGGCTTGAGCTAGATGCCGATGTGCAGATAGATTATCCAAAGCCGCTCCAAGCAGAAATGATTGATATGCAAAATGGGGTAAGCTTGGCTTTTGAAAATAGGAATGAACTGAAAGTGATTTCCAAGCAAATTGAAATTGCTGAGTTGGAGAAAAGAGTGGAGGAAGCCGATTACTTGCCAGAGTTTGGTTTGAGCTTAGGCTATCAGGCAGTCCACCTTGGCAACCTGACCGAATCGGTGATGCTCAATCCAATGATAGGGGCTCAGTTGACTATCCCAATTTACCAATGGGGGCAAGCAAAGCACAAGCGAAAAGCTGCCGACTTCAAAAAGATGCAGGTAGAGACTGAGCTTGACAATACACAAGATTTGGTAAACCTCGAAGTGTTGAGAGCAAAAGTGGAAATAGAAGAGGCATATGAAGCCATTGCGATAGCTCAAAAAAATATTGGAGAAGCGGAAGAAAGCTTGGAAGAAACCAAGGCAAGCTTTGAAGTAGGGTTAAACACTACTACCGATTTGCTCAATGCCCAAGCCGATTGGCAAAATGCAAATTCGCAACTCATTACGGCGATGGCCAAGTTTAAGACGCTAACCACCAAATGGGAGAGGGTAACAGGAACATTGGCTCCATAG
- a CDS encoding histidine kinase — MFDVARYKKRPVICDITTKYTPVSILLRFVVVSVIAILSIEFIDRSNLEFTGKDDATLLHYVIITIAYYILSEGLIVIDNVLEYFFPIPIRLRLRIAIQFLLTLLLIVLVYLFTEVIAFSYFHLIVHQSAFYMGIALGLVFVTLFSSTLLLSRFTEKWVNAQKHIDDLKREKLKMDYSVLQDQLNPHFLFNNLSVLKSLIIYDGDAAVKFTENFTDVYRYVLQSKEAQVVDFQEEYEFINSYVGLHKERIGKGLDVRLSVSEAAFSKEIAPMTLQLLIENAIKHNITSKVDPLKIDVYTENGHIVVKNNLQLKESSYSTKTGLSNLVKRYQLLTSKEILIDDSNEFFIVKVPLL; from the coding sequence ATGTTTGATGTAGCAAGGTATAAAAAGCGCCCAGTTATTTGTGACATAACCACAAAATATACCCCTGTTTCTATTCTGCTGAGGTTTGTGGTGGTAAGTGTTATTGCTATTTTATCCATCGAGTTTATAGACCGTTCTAACCTAGAGTTCACAGGGAAAGATGATGCGACATTGCTTCATTATGTAATCATTACCATCGCCTACTATATTTTGAGCGAAGGCTTGATTGTAATAGATAATGTCCTCGAATATTTTTTCCCTATTCCTATAAGGTTAAGGTTACGGATTGCCATTCAATTTCTGTTGACCCTTTTGTTGATTGTACTTGTCTATTTATTTACGGAGGTGATAGCCTTTTCCTATTTTCATTTGATTGTGCATCAGTCTGCGTTTTACATGGGCATAGCCTTAGGGCTTGTTTTTGTTACCTTGTTTTCGAGTACCTTGCTGCTCAGTAGGTTTACCGAAAAATGGGTAAATGCCCAAAAGCACATCGACGACCTGAAGCGAGAGAAACTGAAAATGGACTATTCGGTATTGCAAGACCAGCTCAACCCGCATTTTCTTTTCAATAATTTGAGTGTGCTAAAATCTCTGATCATTTATGATGGCGATGCCGCAGTGAAGTTTACGGAGAACTTTACCGATGTGTACAGGTATGTGCTCCAGAGCAAGGAAGCGCAAGTAGTGGATTTTCAGGAAGAATATGAATTTATCAACTCTTATGTAGGGCTGCACAAAGAGCGGATTGGAAAAGGGTTAGATGTTCGGCTTTCAGTGTCGGAAGCGGCTTTTTCCAAAGAGATTGCTCCCATGACACTTCAATTGTTGATTGAAAATGCAATCAAGCATAATATTACCAGTAAGGTCGATCCCTTGAAAATCGATGTCTACACTGAAAATGGACACATTGTGGTAAAGAATAATTTGCAACTCAAAGAGTCTTCGTATTCTACCAAAACAGGTTTGAGTAATTTGGTTAAGCGCTATCAGTTACTAACTTCCAAAGAAATTTTAATTGACGATAGCAATGAGTTTTTCATTGTAAAGGTGCCACTACTGTAA
- a CDS encoding LytTR family DNA-binding domain-containing protein, with protein MKIVILEDEEHNARLLKGMLAGIRPDWEVIEELDSVKSAVAWFSSNLAPDLVFMDIQLTDGVCFSIFDQVQFESMVVFTTAYDQYAIQAFEVNSVDYLLKPIKTEKLLNAILKFEKLHQQTSTEFSKTDFQELASAIRSGEKKFRKRFLVAGATGYSKLETNDIAYFYTENRLTYAVDFKGKKHVLDFTIEKIEEQVDPEQFYRANRSVILNSDAVQKIENYFGGKLIVKLISPLTEPVTVSRLRATSFKNWLDA; from the coding sequence ATGAAAATAGTAATACTTGAAGATGAAGAGCATAATGCCCGTTTGCTAAAAGGAATGCTGGCAGGTATCCGTCCCGATTGGGAGGTGATAGAAGAGCTGGACAGTGTAAAAAGTGCTGTCGCATGGTTTTCTAGCAATCTTGCCCCCGATCTAGTTTTTATGGATATTCAACTCACCGATGGGGTCTGTTTTTCTATTTTCGATCAGGTTCAATTCGAAAGTATGGTAGTTTTCACCACAGCTTACGATCAATATGCCATCCAAGCTTTTGAGGTAAATAGTGTTGATTACCTGCTCAAGCCCATTAAAACAGAGAAACTGCTCAATGCTATCCTCAAGTTTGAAAAGTTACATCAGCAAACAAGTACCGAATTTAGTAAAACGGATTTTCAAGAGCTTGCCAGTGCGATCCGAAGTGGCGAAAAGAAATTCAGAAAACGTTTTTTGGTAGCTGGAGCAACAGGCTATTCCAAATTGGAGACAAATGATATCGCTTATTTCTACACAGAAAACCGCCTGACCTATGCGGTGGATTTCAAAGGGAAAAAACATGTGTTGGATTTTACCATAGAAAAAATAGAGGAGCAGGTAGATCCTGAGCAGTTTTATAGGGCAAACCGCAGTGTGATCCTCAACAGCGATGCTGTACAAAAAATAGAAAACTATTTTGGAGGCAAGCTCATCGTAAAGTTGATTTCCCCATTAACAGAACCAGTAACGGTGAGTCGTTTGCGGGCGACTTCCTTCAAAAATTGGTTGGACGCCTAA
- a CDS encoding adenylate/guanylate cyclase domain-containing protein: MKNKNHKILRDYLIGWFIAALIWFLLSNVHNVEHVEIYSPNSSFWEETLIMGMFWLVQGLGFYALHIFIERFVTGRVPFIKLMAITITFQLVIAVLAIALFFVIIKIFTDLIQTSSVWEILQLPLIPTAIFYALVVNFGISISIRVSMILGDGTLFKIITGKFYQPKVEELIFMFLDLKGSTTIAERIDHTDYSKLLQDCFYDLAVVHQFKAEIYQYVGDEAVLVWNTTDGINNMNCIKAYYAFEERIIDKASYYQEKYGIVPEFKAGLQIGEVTVAEVGELKREIAYHGDTINTASRIQKQCNALRAELLVSEKLLNLLELTPSVRSIAKGAFHLQGKKEELNLFAIEKNTWSSQS; encoded by the coding sequence TTGAAAAACAAGAACCACAAAATCCTTCGCGATTATTTAATAGGCTGGTTCATTGCTGCTCTTATTTGGTTTTTACTTTCCAATGTGCACAATGTAGAGCATGTGGAAATATATAGCCCTAACTCTTCTTTTTGGGAAGAAACACTTATAATGGGCATGTTTTGGCTTGTTCAAGGCTTGGGGTTTTATGCCCTTCACATATTTATAGAAAGGTTTGTGACAGGAAGAGTACCATTCATTAAACTAATGGCTATTACTATTACATTCCAGTTGGTGATAGCTGTTTTAGCAATTGCCCTTTTTTTTGTGATAATCAAAATCTTCACCGATCTTATCCAAACCTCATCCGTTTGGGAAATCCTTCAGCTCCCTCTTATTCCTACTGCTATTTTTTATGCTCTTGTAGTAAACTTTGGGATCAGTATCTCCATTAGGGTAAGTATGATTTTGGGTGATGGTACTTTGTTCAAGATAATTACGGGGAAGTTTTACCAACCAAAGGTTGAAGAACTGATTTTTATGTTTTTAGATTTAAAAGGCTCAACTACCATTGCTGAGCGAATTGACCACACGGATTACAGCAAACTCCTTCAAGATTGCTTTTATGATTTGGCGGTTGTACATCAATTCAAAGCTGAAATTTATCAGTATGTAGGTGATGAGGCAGTGTTGGTTTGGAACACAACAGATGGAATAAATAACATGAATTGCATAAAGGCATATTATGCCTTTGAAGAGCGGATTATAGATAAAGCAAGCTATTATCAGGAAAAATATGGCATTGTTCCAGAGTTTAAAGCAGGGTTACAGATAGGAGAAGTTACCGTAGCCGAAGTAGGTGAGCTAAAAAGGGAAATTGCTTACCATGGAGATACTATAAATACAGCTTCTAGGATTCAAAAACAGTGCAATGCATTACGAGCCGAGCTGCTCGTTTCCGAAAAGTTGCTCAACCTATTAGAGTTAACACCTTCTGTGAGGTCTATTGCCAAGGGAGCTTTTCACCTGCAGGGCAAAAAAGAGGAACTGAATTTATTTGCAATTGAAAAAAATACTTGGTCCAGTCAAAGTTGA